Proteins from one Aulosira sp. FACHB-615 genomic window:
- the bchM gene encoding magnesium protoporphyrin IX methyltransferase, with protein sequence MNAADDKTIVREYFNSTGFDRWKRIYGDGEVNKVQLDIRYGHQQTVDKVIGWLKNDGNLSELSICDAGCGVGSLSIPLATEGAKVFASDISEKMVEEGKQRAIQALGNASNPTFAVQDLESLTGNYHTVICLDVLIHYPQDKADEMISHLCSLAESRIIISFAPKTCALSLLKKIGSFFPGASKTTRAYLHREADVVKIIEKNGFTVQRQEMTKTRFYFSRLLEATRK encoded by the coding sequence ATGAACGCAGCCGACGATAAAACGATTGTTCGTGAGTATTTCAATTCCACAGGGTTTGACCGATGGAAGCGGATTTATGGTGATGGCGAAGTCAATAAAGTCCAGCTAGACATCCGCTACGGTCATCAACAAACCGTGGATAAAGTTATCGGCTGGCTGAAAAATGATGGCAATTTATCTGAGCTATCAATCTGTGATGCTGGCTGCGGTGTAGGTAGTCTGAGCATTCCCTTGGCAACGGAAGGGGCTAAGGTTTTTGCCAGCGATATTTCTGAAAAAATGGTGGAAGAAGGCAAGCAAAGAGCCATACAAGCTTTAGGAAACGCCTCCAATCCCACTTTTGCTGTCCAAGATTTAGAATCTTTGACAGGCAATTACCACACCGTAATTTGCTTGGATGTGCTTATCCACTACCCCCAAGACAAAGCCGATGAAATGATTTCTCACCTTTGTTCTTTGGCAGAATCACGGATAATCATCAGTTTTGCCCCCAAAACTTGCGCCCTCAGTTTACTCAAGAAAATTGGTAGTTTCTTCCCCGGTGCAAGTAAAACAACTCGCGCTTATCTGCACCGCGAAGCTGATGTAGTCAAGATTATCGAGAAAAATGGCTTTACAGTCCAGCGTCAAGAAATGACTAAAACTCGCTTCTATTTCTCTCGCTTACTGGAAGCTACACGCAAGTAA
- a CDS encoding DUF423 domain-containing protein produces the protein MTQIFLSIAAVLAGLAVAAGAFASHALRDHISERSLSIFETGARYQMYHALALLVVALLISRLESPPTTLIASGWLFIIGIAIFSGSLYALSVTGVKYLGAITPFGGVAFIAGWAALAIAAWNLKF, from the coding sequence ATGACGCAGATTTTTTTGAGTATAGCTGCCGTTTTAGCTGGGTTAGCCGTTGCGGCTGGGGCTTTTGCTTCCCATGCTTTGCGAGATCATATTAGTGAGCGATCGCTGTCTATTTTTGAAACTGGCGCTCGCTACCAAATGTACCATGCCCTAGCACTTTTAGTAGTTGCTCTCCTCATTAGTCGCCTCGAATCACCTCCAACTACTTTAATTGCTAGTGGCTGGCTATTTATTATCGGTATTGCGATTTTCTCTGGTAGTTTATACGCTTTGAGCGTAACTGGTGTGAAATATTTAGGCGCAATTACACCATTTGGCGGTGTCGCCTTTATCGCTGGCTGGGCTGCTTTGGCTATTGCAGCTTGGAATTTGAAATTCTGA
- a CDS encoding pentapeptide repeat-containing protein has translation MTRRWSQIWERLRQSFSVEESLNTTIDTSKTFLDAAKTLQENGANLEVLKPLLQNSSSLLDVLCSPLAQVIGAGLPFVPMGIALLKLCRQNSQEQPTLEDCVFIVSQIAYLESVKEILSSDINVNWDAHFQSDAAVRQQLQKLNDIELDYEAATKTINCFHQSQLAQAFNQVLLARLASANISEAENLTERVVWNTQRYLVKAWIESGDVTKNVIEVSFGEWQKTQQKFQSIDEYLKSQIATKPEEKVFNEDFSFKDIYVPLKARNVDKNGKLDTKTEPFDLETWAKTLILATSPNTQRQVMFIQGGPGRGKSVFCRMFADWVRQNLHPLWTPILIRLRDIDEFQPSLEETLRSRIKADFAQSDDGWLTDRNTRFLFILDGFDELRIERGNNQSVERFLRQVGTFQNDYQDNKAGHRVIITGRQMALHGIDRLPPNLERVEIAEMDLELQEKWFEKWYRKFSTQKTLDFMDFLLPTDKKAISIRQNKLSIEVLKNKNFFTFQNEQLCPQQITELAKEPLLLYMLTAMHRDDTLDINKFEQATETEAKILVYEQALNWVLTKQRADSRHLDLNYELTRQNPEALRRILAEAAVCVVQSGGESASMQMVKARLQQDDEAKELIAKAEKELGEEALKTALGAFYLKSNDHGGVEFFHKSIREFLCAERIKQSLEEWTEPGKRGRTFNVDEQTMDWEIYDLLGYGGLTPEIVEYLMGLLIPSDEFRPVELFKRLENFYWRWCEGEFIDAPPENFPQKKMRLLQEQGIKQGQRQVDIYAGLNVMILLLELHRYAQGRDDLEQEIIFYPSGKPQKDTKTTQLLRIINYSEAIQLGSFTNLVGQFLSGANLDRVNLSGANLSDANLSRANLSDANLDRANLSGANLSSANLDGVGLNRTDLSGANLSGTNLSGANLSGANLNRTDLINANLSGANLDRANLNRAYIGNANLSGCYINYAYLSSADLSSADLSGADLGGTDLSGANLSRAGLSETNLSHVNISGADFIGANLSHTDLSGAIFSNDIYGDVRWNKNTKWDNVKGLDTAVNVPEALKQQLGLS, from the coding sequence ATGACAAGGCGCTGGTCACAAATCTGGGAACGGTTGCGGCAATCTTTCTCTGTTGAGGAAAGTCTTAATACCACAATTGACACTAGCAAAACATTTTTAGATGCGGCAAAAACTCTTCAAGAAAATGGTGCAAATTTAGAAGTTTTAAAACCTCTACTGCAAAATTCATCTTCTTTATTAGATGTGTTGTGTTCACCGTTGGCGCAGGTGATAGGCGCAGGTTTACCGTTTGTACCGATGGGCATTGCTTTGCTGAAATTGTGTCGCCAAAACAGCCAGGAACAACCGACGCTAGAAGATTGTGTATTTATAGTTAGTCAAATTGCTTATTTAGAAAGCGTTAAAGAAATTTTATCTTCAGATATTAATGTCAATTGGGATGCTCATTTTCAGAGTGATGCAGCAGTCCGCCAACAACTACAAAAACTCAACGATATTGAATTAGATTATGAAGCTGCCACTAAAACAATCAACTGTTTTCATCAATCACAGTTAGCCCAAGCTTTTAATCAAGTATTATTGGCAAGGTTAGCATCTGCAAATATATCTGAGGCTGAAAATTTGACAGAACGAGTCGTTTGGAATACCCAGCGATATTTAGTCAAAGCTTGGATAGAATCAGGTGATGTTACCAAAAATGTGATTGAAGTTTCTTTTGGTGAATGGCAAAAAACACAGCAGAAATTTCAAAGTATTGATGAATATTTAAAGAGTCAGATTGCCACTAAACCAGAAGAAAAGGTTTTTAACGAAGACTTTTCTTTTAAAGATATTTATGTACCATTAAAAGCCAGAAATGTAGATAAAAATGGCAAATTAGATACTAAAACAGAACCTTTTGATTTAGAAACCTGGGCTAAAACTCTTATCCTTGCTACCAGCCCGAATACACAACGCCAAGTGATGTTTATTCAAGGCGGGCCGGGGAGAGGTAAAAGTGTTTTTTGTCGGATGTTTGCTGATTGGGTGCGGCAGAATTTACACCCTCTATGGACACCAATTTTAATTCGGCTGCGTGATATTGATGAATTTCAACCAAGTTTAGAAGAAACTTTGCGCTCCCGAATTAAAGCAGATTTCGCGCAAAGTGATGATGGCTGGCTAACAGATAGAAATACCAGATTTTTATTTATTTTAGATGGCTTTGATGAATTGCGAATTGAGCGCGGCAATAACCAAAGTGTAGAAAGATTTCTTCGCCAAGTCGGGACATTTCAAAATGACTACCAAGATAATAAAGCGGGTCATCGAGTCATCATTACAGGTAGACAAATGGCTTTACATGGCATTGACCGCCTACCACCTAACTTGGAACGGGTGGAAATTGCCGAAATGGATCTGGAATTACAAGAAAAATGGTTTGAGAAATGGTACAGAAAATTCTCTACCCAGAAAACATTAGACTTTATGGATTTTCTGCTTCCCACAGATAAAAAAGCAATATCTATAAGACAAAACAAATTATCTATAGAAGTTTTAAAAAATAAAAATTTCTTCACTTTTCAAAATGAACAATTATGTCCTCAGCAAATTACGGAGTTAGCCAAAGAACCACTGTTGCTGTATATGCTGACAGCAATGCACCGAGATGACACCTTAGATATTAATAAATTTGAGCAAGCCACAGAGACAGAAGCAAAAATATTAGTTTATGAACAAGCATTAAATTGGGTACTAACTAAACAGCGTGCAGACTCACGTCACCTTGATTTAAATTATGAACTGACTCGACAAAACCCAGAAGCATTACGCCGCATTTTAGCCGAAGCCGCAGTGTGTGTAGTACAGTCTGGGGGAGAAAGTGCTTCGATGCAGATGGTAAAAGCACGTTTGCAGCAAGATGATGAAGCTAAAGAACTCATTGCTAAAGCAGAAAAAGAACTAGGAGAAGAAGCCTTAAAAACTGCGTTGGGTGCTTTTTATCTCAAGTCTAATGATCATGGTGGTGTGGAGTTTTTTCATAAAAGTATTCGAGAATTTCTCTGTGCTGAACGCATCAAACAAAGTTTGGAAGAATGGACGGAACCCGGTAAACGCGGCAGAACTTTTAATGTTGATGAGCAGACAATGGACTGGGAAATTTATGATTTACTCGGTTATGGTGGACTCACACCAGAAATTGTCGAATATCTCATGGGTTTGTTAATTCCCAGTGATGAATTTCGCCCAGTAGAGTTATTTAAGCGGTTGGAAAATTTTTATTGGCGTTGGTGCGAAGGCGAATTTATTGACGCACCGCCAGAAAACTTTCCCCAGAAAAAGATGCGGTTACTGCAAGAACAAGGAATTAAGCAAGGTCAGCGTCAGGTAGATATTTATGCTGGGTTGAATGTGATGATTTTGCTTTTGGAGTTACACCGCTATGCTCAAGGGCGGGATGATCTTGAACAAGAAATCATTTTCTATCCATCTGGTAAACCACAAAAAGATACCAAGACAACCCAGTTACTTCGCATTATTAACTACAGTGAAGCCATTCAGCTTGGTAGTTTTACCAATCTAGTAGGACAATTCCTCAGTGGTGCAAACCTCGACCGTGTAAATCTCAGTGGCGCAAACCTCAGCGACGCAAACCTCAGTCGTGCAAACCTCAGCGACGCAAACCTCGACCGTGCAAATCTCAGTGGCGCAAACCTTAGTAGTGCAAACCTCGACGGTGTAGGCCTCAACCGCACAGACCTCAGCGGCGCAAACCTCAGCGGCACAAACCTCAGCGGCGCAAACCTCAGCGGCGCAAACCTCAACCGCACAGACCTCATCAACGCAAACCTCAGCGGCGCAAACCTCGACCGCGCAAACCTTAACCGTGCTTACATTGGTAACGCAAACCTCAGCGGTTGCTATATTAACTACGCTTACCTGAGTAGTGCAGACCTAAGTAGTGCAGACCTGAGTGGCGCAGACCTGGGTGGCACAGACCTGAGTGGCGCAAACCTCAGCCGCGCAGGCCTCAGTGAGACAAACCTCAGCCACGTTAATATCAGCGGTGCAGACTTCATAGGTGCAAATCTCAGCCATACAGACCTCAGTGGTGCTATCTTCAGCAATGATATTTATGGAGATGTTCGCTGGAACAAAAATACAAAATGGGACAATGTGAAAGGACTGGATACAGCAGTTAATGTGCCAGAAGCGTTAAAGCAACAGTTGGGGCTGAGTTGA
- the argC gene encoding N-acetyl-gamma-glutamyl-phosphate reductase has translation MGNFRRVPVGIVGASGYGGVQLVRLLMEHPEVELVYLGGESSAGKSFGDLYPHLAHLVNLPIEAVEPEVIAHRCEVVFLSLPNGLACQITPQLLEKGCKVLDLSADYRFSDLATYTSWYGQERSDRTAAATAVYGLPELYRDRIAEAQLIGCPGCYPTASLLALSPLLKQGLIVPETAIIDAKSGTSGGGRQAKVNLLLAEADNSLAAYGVVRHRHTPEIEQICSELAGHEVTVQFTPHLIPMVRGILATVYATLRDPGLARDDLITIYNAFYRNSPWVKICASGVYPQTKWACGSNLCYIGVEADPRTGRVIVMSAIDNLIKGQAGQAIQCLNLMMGWDETLGLPKLGFYP, from the coding sequence ATGGGCAATTTTAGGCGCGTACCCGTTGGGATTGTTGGCGCGTCAGGCTACGGTGGAGTACAGCTAGTTCGATTACTGATGGAACATCCAGAGGTGGAACTAGTTTATTTAGGCGGTGAAAGCAGTGCGGGCAAATCTTTTGGGGATTTGTACCCACATTTGGCTCATCTAGTGAATTTGCCAATTGAGGCGGTAGAGCCAGAGGTAATTGCTCATCGCTGTGAGGTTGTATTTTTGTCTCTGCCAAATGGTCTGGCTTGCCAAATTACACCGCAATTATTAGAAAAAGGCTGTAAGGTACTGGATCTGAGTGCGGATTATCGGTTTAGTGATTTGGCAACTTACACCAGTTGGTATGGACAAGAAAGAAGCGATCGCACTGCGGCGGCGACGGCTGTTTATGGTTTACCGGAACTGTACCGCGATCGCATTGCCGAAGCCCAATTAATTGGTTGTCCTGGCTGTTATCCCACCGCCAGCTTGTTAGCATTGTCACCACTGTTAAAACAAGGCTTGATTGTGCCAGAAACCGCCATTATCGATGCCAAGTCTGGCACATCCGGCGGTGGACGGCAAGCCAAAGTCAATTTATTACTGGCAGAAGCCGATAATTCCCTAGCTGCTTATGGTGTTGTGCGTCACCGTCACACCCCGGAAATTGAGCAGATTTGTAGCGAATTAGCTGGTCATGAAGTGACTGTACAATTTACACCCCACCTCATCCCAATGGTGCGCGGCATTTTGGCGACTGTCTACGCTACACTGCGCGACCCCGGCTTGGCGAGAGATGATTTAATTACAATTTACAATGCTTTTTACCGTAATTCCCCTTGGGTAAAAATCTGTGCCAGTGGTGTTTATCCCCAAACCAAGTGGGCTTGTGGTAGCAATCTTTGTTACATCGGTGTAGAAGCTGACCCGCGTACAGGTCGGGTAATTGTGATGTCAGCAATTGACAACCTAATTAAAGGCCAAGCGGGTCAAGCAATTCAGTGTTTGAACTTAATGATGGGTTGGGATGAAACCTTGGGGTTGCCCAAGTTGGGATTTTATCCTTGA
- a CDS encoding NADH-quinone oxidoreductase subunit K, which yields MLEACILATIFCGFFGIIFKKNLVMKIISMDVMSTGVIAYYVLIASRDGLFTPILSDVKQRAYADPVPQAVILTAIVIGFSIQALMLVGVMKLARDNPTLESNEIENNNTP from the coding sequence GTGTTAGAAGCATGTATACTCGCAACCATTTTTTGCGGATTTTTCGGCATAATTTTCAAAAAAAATTTGGTAATGAAAATCATCTCGATGGATGTGATGAGTACGGGGGTGATTGCTTATTACGTGCTGATTGCTTCACGGGATGGTTTGTTTACGCCGATTCTTTCCGATGTTAAACAAAGGGCTTATGCTGATCCGGTGCCGCAAGCTGTAATTTTAACTGCGATCGTGATTGGCTTTTCGATTCAAGCCTTAATGCTGGTTGGTGTCATGAAACTAGCACGGGATAACCCAACGTTGGAAAGTAATGAAATCGAGAATAACAACACCCCATGA
- a CDS encoding helix-turn-helix transcriptional regulator → MVWDMNLEVNDPEQYIKLLPTISKHIPNAKDYKILWRLAQLENFDLLNVVWQAGSSYTQGYNLPGKIVFTFFEGEHLFKVGSEELLINNQHLCIAQQGLEHIRLKHVSSYSALSIYVDEFRYFSELSKYLDRQIDNPKLVQVFDRTSDYGRSLYQMVLTLWNLIETNGHPIAIKNLELAIFSSLVQGPFYKGSERESDRILVPEKTAKVSEISIARVREAADYIRANLKKNLTIGEIAAAIQCSSRSLQTAFARHYGFSPNEYLRNCRLEAAHVELLTGEKTITSVALEYGFSNTGRFAKYFQQYFGKHPSVILRNVAKCIT, encoded by the coding sequence ATGGTCTGGGATATGAATCTGGAGGTCAACGATCCTGAGCAATATATTAAGTTGCTCCCAACTATCAGTAAGCACATACCCAATGCCAAAGATTATAAGATTTTGTGGCGGCTGGCTCAGTTAGAAAACTTTGACCTGCTCAATGTTGTTTGGCAAGCCGGGAGTAGTTATACACAGGGATATAATCTCCCTGGTAAAATTGTTTTTACTTTTTTTGAAGGTGAGCATCTCTTTAAAGTAGGCTCAGAAGAATTACTGATTAATAATCAACATTTGTGTATTGCACAGCAAGGTTTAGAACATATACGCCTCAAGCACGTCTCTTCTTACAGTGCTTTATCAATTTATGTAGATGAATTTCGCTATTTCAGTGAACTCAGTAAATATCTGGATAGACAAATTGATAATCCTAAATTGGTGCAAGTTTTTGACCGCACAAGTGATTATGGTCGTTCTTTGTACCAAATGGTGTTGACTCTCTGGAATTTAATTGAGACAAACGGACATCCCATTGCTATCAAAAATTTGGAATTGGCGATTTTTTCTAGTTTAGTGCAAGGGCCATTTTACAAGGGTTCGGAGCGTGAGAGCGATCGCATACTTGTTCCCGAAAAAACCGCCAAAGTATCTGAAATTTCCATTGCTCGTGTACGAGAAGCCGCAGACTACATCCGAGCAAATCTGAAAAAAAATCTCACTATCGGTGAAATTGCAGCCGCAATACAATGCAGTAGTCGTTCTTTACAAACAGCCTTTGCTCGTCATTACGGTTTTTCCCCCAATGAATACTTACGTAATTGCAGGCTAGAAGCTGCTCATGTCGAATTACTCACGGGAGAAAAAACAATCACGTCTGTGGCGCTAGAATATGGCTTTTCTAACACTGGTCGTTTTGCTAAATATTTTCAGCAATACTTTGGTAAACACCCTTCCGTGATTTTACGTAATGTAGCCAAGTGCATTACCTGA
- the eno gene encoding phosphopyruvate hydratase → MSNIVDTAIEAIVAREILDSRGRPTVEAEVHLLNGAVGLAQVPSGASTGTFEAHELRDNDKSRYGGKGVLKAVQNVKEILTPKLLNLDALNQELIDRTMIAVDGSPNKANLGANAILAVSLAAAKAGAESLGIPLYRYLGGPLANLLPVPLMNVINGGAHAANNVDFQEFMIVPIGASSFKEALRWGAEVFATLSKVLDDKGLLTGVGDEGGFAPNLESNQVALELLVAAIEKAGYKPGEQVALALDVAASEFYKDGQYVYDGKPHSPVEFINYLGQLVDQYPIVSIEDGLHEEDWSNWQLLTEKIGSRVQLVGDDLFVTNATRLRKGIETKAGNAVLIKLNQIGSLTETLETIDMATRNGFRSVISHRSGETEDTTIADLAVATRAGQIKTGSLCRSERVAKYNRLLRIEDELGDRAIYAGTVK, encoded by the coding sequence ATGAGTAACATTGTAGATACAGCCATTGAGGCAATTGTCGCACGGGAAATTCTCGATTCACGGGGTAGACCCACCGTTGAAGCCGAGGTGCATTTGCTAAATGGTGCTGTGGGACTAGCACAGGTTCCCAGTGGAGCCTCTACAGGAACTTTTGAAGCTCACGAACTGCGGGACAATGATAAAAGCCGCTACGGTGGTAAAGGTGTTCTCAAGGCAGTACAGAACGTCAAAGAAATCTTAACTCCCAAGTTGTTAAATTTGGATGCGTTGAACCAAGAATTAATCGATCGCACAATGATTGCGGTAGATGGTTCACCAAACAAAGCTAATTTAGGCGCGAATGCGATTTTGGCTGTTTCCCTCGCAGCAGCCAAAGCCGGTGCGGAATCTTTGGGTATCCCCCTTTATCGCTATTTAGGCGGCCCTTTGGCGAATTTATTACCAGTCCCGTTGATGAATGTGATTAATGGTGGCGCACACGCAGCGAACAACGTGGATTTTCAAGAGTTTATGATTGTCCCCATTGGTGCATCTTCTTTTAAAGAAGCTTTACGTTGGGGTGCGGAAGTATTTGCCACTCTCAGCAAAGTTTTGGATGACAAAGGCTTGCTGACTGGGGTGGGTGATGAAGGCGGTTTTGCGCCTAACCTAGAGTCCAACCAAGTCGCTTTAGAATTGCTGGTGGCGGCGATTGAAAAAGCAGGTTACAAGCCAGGGGAACAAGTCGCTTTGGCGTTAGATGTGGCAGCCAGCGAATTTTACAAAGATGGTCAGTATGTTTACGATGGTAAACCCCACTCTCCCGTTGAGTTCATCAATTATTTAGGACAATTAGTTGACCAATACCCAATCGTGTCAATTGAAGATGGGTTGCACGAAGAAGACTGGTCTAACTGGCAATTGCTGACCGAGAAAATTGGCTCACGGGTACAATTGGTAGGGGATGACTTGTTTGTCACTAATGCTACCCGCTTGCGGAAAGGTATTGAAACTAAAGCTGGTAACGCCGTGTTGATTAAACTCAACCAAATTGGTTCTTTGACGGAAACCTTAGAAACAATTGACATGGCAACTCGCAACGGTTTCCGCTCAGTCATCAGCCATCGTTCCGGTGAAACCGAAGACACAACAATTGCTGACCTCGCAGTAGCTACCCGCGCTGGTCAAATTAAAACAGGTTCTCTGTGCCGCAGCGAACGTGTAGCTAAATACAACCGTTTACTGAGAATTGAAGATGAATTAGGAGATCGCGCCATTTATGCTGGTACGGTGAAATAA
- the ribBA gene encoding bifunctional 3,4-dihydroxy-2-butanone-4-phosphate synthase/GTP cyclohydrolase II, whose protein sequence is MSMPQPTWQSDNTPSEGENSQMSVAPQVGETTDHSAASQPTFKFDSIDAALADLKAGRVIVVVDDENRENEGDLICAAQFATPDMINFMAVQARGLICLAMTGDRLDELDLPLMVTNITDTNQTAFTVSIDAGPHLGVSTGISAEDRAKTIQVALNPATTPLDLRRPGHIFPIRAKAGGVLKRAGHTEAAVDLSRLAGLYPAGVICEIQNPDGSMARLPQLIEYARNHNLKIISIADLISYRLQHDRLVIRESIAELPTQFGHFKIYAYRHTLDNCEHVAIVKGDPANFKDEPVMVRMHSECLTGDALGSLRCDCRMQLQAALKMIETANQGVVVYLRQEGRGIGLINKLKAYSLQDMGLDTVEANERLGFPADLRDYGMGAQMLMDLGVQKIRLITNNPRKIAGVKGYGLEVVDRVPLLIESNDYNSYYLATKAKKLGHMLLQTYLVTIAIHWQDDPQSVTKRYERLEKIRHLAKTHDLLLQEEARPLAIALFDEPSLTVHLGFDQPKVASCDWYKQNGHPYVQAVCQILDHLTTLPYIQKLEFLISSGCDPLSNLQIQLDRQILSSDTLPSAISDRLEKQKIYSFTK, encoded by the coding sequence GTGTCCATGCCTCAACCTACATGGCAGTCTGATAACACTCCCTCTGAAGGCGAAAACTCGCAAATGAGTGTAGCGCCGCAAGTTGGAGAAACCACTGATCATAGTGCTGCATCTCAACCAACTTTTAAATTTGATTCCATCGATGCTGCTTTGGCGGATCTCAAAGCTGGTCGTGTCATTGTGGTGGTAGATGACGAAAATCGGGAAAATGAAGGTGATTTGATTTGTGCGGCTCAATTTGCCACACCTGACATGATTAATTTCATGGCGGTGCAAGCTAGAGGGCTGATTTGTTTGGCGATGACAGGCGATCGCTTAGACGAGCTAGATTTACCGTTAATGGTCACTAACATTACGGACACTAACCAAACGGCCTTCACTGTTAGTATTGATGCTGGCCCCCATTTAGGCGTTAGCACCGGGATTTCTGCCGAAGACCGCGCCAAGACAATTCAAGTCGCCCTCAACCCCGCCACCACACCTTTAGATTTACGTCGTCCTGGGCATATTTTCCCGATTCGTGCCAAAGCTGGCGGTGTTCTCAAACGCGCCGGACATACAGAAGCGGCTGTAGATTTGTCTCGCTTGGCTGGACTTTACCCGGCTGGGGTAATTTGCGAAATTCAAAACCCCGATGGTTCAATGGCGCGGCTACCCCAGTTGATTGAATACGCCAGAAACCACAATTTAAAAATTATCAGTATTGCCGACTTAATTAGTTATCGCCTGCAACATGACCGCCTTGTCATCAGGGAAAGTATTGCTGAGTTACCCACTCAGTTTGGTCATTTCAAAATTTATGCTTACCGCCACACCCTCGATAATTGCGAACACGTTGCCATTGTCAAAGGCGACCCCGCAAATTTCAAAGATGAACCAGTCATGGTGCGGATGCACTCAGAATGTCTAACTGGCGATGCTTTGGGGTCTTTGCGCTGCGATTGTCGGATGCAGTTGCAAGCCGCTTTGAAAATGATTGAAACTGCTAATCAAGGTGTCGTTGTTTACCTGCGCCAAGAAGGTCGAGGGATTGGCTTAATTAATAAACTCAAAGCCTATTCCTTGCAGGATATGGGACTAGATACCGTAGAAGCTAACGAGCGTTTAGGATTTCCGGCTGACCTACGCGACTACGGTATGGGAGCGCAAATGCTGATGGATTTAGGTGTACAAAAAATTCGCCTGATTACAAATAATCCCCGTAAAATTGCGGGGGTTAAAGGCTATGGCTTGGAAGTTGTAGACCGCGTACCGTTATTAATTGAGTCAAACGATTACAATTCCTATTACCTCGCAACCAAGGCGAAAAAACTAGGTCACATGCTATTGCAGACCTACCTAGTCACAATTGCAATTCATTGGCAAGATGACCCCCAATCAGTAACGAAACGTTATGAAAGATTGGAAAAAATACGCCATTTAGCCAAAACCCACGATTTATTATTGCAAGAAGAAGCTCGTCCTTTAGCGATCGCATTATTCGATGAACCATCTTTAACAGTACACTTAGGCTTTGACCAACCAAAAGTTGCAAGTTGTGATTGGTATAAGCAAAACGGTCATCCTTATGTGCAAGCTGTCTGCCAAATTTTGGATCATCTCACCACCTTACCTTACATTCAGAAACTAGAATTTCTGATTTCCTCTGGTTGTGATCCTCTGAGCAATTTGCAAATTCAACTTGATCGGCAAATTTTATCTTCAGATACTTTGCCTTCTGCAATTAGCGATCGCTTGGAAAAACAGAAGATTTATAGCTTTACCAAGTAA